In Anticarsia gemmatalis isolate Benzon Research Colony breed Stoneville strain chromosome 5, ilAntGemm2 primary, whole genome shotgun sequence, the following are encoded in one genomic region:
- the LOC142973324 gene encoding uncharacterized protein LOC142973324, with product MDSRILLILACTAALSSAWSLPYYPVPRAPMRFTRFAPPPPPHLRPHFHPHPHQHPHQHHRIPVPVEAAEPEEPQQRPKRGHDDYDHDHDHDHDHGHHGHRGTSGVTGPVHTFVKTDKNANYKWGVRHHVGDKYAS from the exons ATGGATTCGAGAATATTG TTGATACTAGCGTGTACAGCAGCGCTCTCATCGGCATGGTCGTTGCCATACTACCCGGTGCCCAGAGCACCGATGAGGTTCACCCGGTTTGCACCGCCGCCGCCCCCGCATCTAAGACCACACTTTCACCCTCATCCACATCAACATCCCCATCAGCATCATAGGATACCTG TTCCAGTAGAAGCAGCCGAGCCAGAAGAACCACAACAGCGTCCTAAACGTGGTCACGACGATTACGACCACGATCACGATCACGACCACGATCATGGGCACCATGGGCATCGCGGTACCAGTGGGGTCACAGGCCCGGTCCATACCTTCGTGAAGACGGATAAGAATGCTAACTACAAGTGGGGGGTACGGCATCACGTTGGAGACAAATACGCGTCCTAG
- the LOC142972818 gene encoding uncharacterized protein LOC142972818 isoform X1, with translation MYYRRCWTQTLNQTAKMSQRLLDNTKWLWCLLVLHAGSFWGQTRSVTVRTPPGNPAAATVEAQAKFFQDFFSVQLSPYKIEFGHVCEDPNTWEQRYEKKDFKNHRDMGKVRWGDKKGGYGEHYWDLNHAGNVGNHGDDDDGSYDESKHSDPYDDHSDNTPNYGNDDYDPEKSSYEENGRAKRAHPKIKVERKRQRHSESYEEESKPKRKNREDVEAAATHQDDEYSENDDEDDDEEVEEETYEKPKPRRHQYRKKEDKQEEQKPKDKNQFVLVVTQKDDSEKKHHRPQYSGKQNEQQYQPEVNQYLPKQQPELNPYLQKQQADLNQYLPKQQVDLNQYLPKQQPELNQYLPKKQQELPAFVPYEGGAGVRQHHPPEVTAANTVPRLFLEPSTGHVVDRATGQAYVLQPIAPPKNYN, from the exons ATGTACTACCGGCGTTGTTGGACACAGACCCTCAATCAAACGGCCAAGATGTCACAACGTCTGCTTGACAACACG AAATGGCTGTGGTGCCTGCTAGTGCTACACGCAGGCTCTTTCTGGGGTCAAACTCGGTCGGTTACCGTCCGAACTCCCCCCGGCAATCCTGCCGCCGCTACGGTTGAAGCGCAAGCTAAGTTTTTCCA GGATTTTTTCTCAGTACAGTTGAGCCCATACAAGATAGAGTTCGGTCACGTCTGCGAGGACCCTAACACCTGGGAGCAACGATACGAGAAGAAAGACTTTAAGAACCACAGGGACATgggaaaa GTTCGATGGGGTGATAAAAAAGGTGGGTATGGAGAGCATTATTGGGACTTGAACCATGCTGGTAATGTTGGCAATCATGGAGACGACGACGATGGTTCTTACGATGAGTCCAAACACAGCGACCCTTATGATGACCATAGCGACAACACCCCTAACTACGGCAATGATGATTACGACCCAGAAAAGTCTAGCTATGAAGAAAATGGCCGAGCTAAGAGAGCCCACCCAAAAATCAAAGTAGAAAGGAAACGTCAAAGACATTCGGAAAGTTACGAAGAAGAATCAAAACCTAAACGTAAGAACAGAGAAGATGTAGAAGCCGCTGCTACTCACCAAGACGACGAATACTCTGAAAACGATGATGAGGACGATGACGAAGAAGTTGAAGAGGAAACTTATGAGAAACCTAAACCGAGACGTCATCAATACAGAAAGAAGGAGGACAAACAAGAAGAACAAAAGCCTAAAGACAAAAACCAGTTTGTACTAGTTGTTACTCAGAAAGACGACTCAGAGAAAAAGCACCACAGACCTCAGTATTCTGGGAAACAGAACGAACAACAGTATCAACCTGAAGTGAATCAGTACTTGCCAAAGCAACAGCCTGAATTGAATCCTTACCTACAGAAACAACAGGCTGACTTGAATCAATATTTGCCGAAACAACAAGTTGATTTGAATCAATATTTACCAAAACAACAGCCGGAATTGAATCAATATCTCCCTAAAAAGCAGCAGGAATTGCCTGCATTCGTTCCTTACGAAGGCGGTGCAGGAGTAAGGCAACATCATCCACCTGAAGTGACAGCGGCTAATACAGTCCCAAGGCTGTTCTTAGAGCCATCTACCGGTCATGTTGTTGATAGGGCAACTGGCCAAGCTTACGTTTTACAACCGATAGCACCACctaaaaattacaattag
- the LOC142972818 gene encoding uncharacterized protein LOC142972818 isoform X2 produces the protein MYYRRCWTQTLNQTAKMSQRLLDNTKWLWCLLVLHAGSFWGQTRSVTVRTPPGNPAAATVEAQAKFFQYRHFPTTEEFNQGHRLGSERHFTERHERARPSEGLFSAKVRWGDKKGGYGEHYWDLNHAGNVGNHGDDDDGSYDESKHSDPYDDHSDNTPNYGNDDYDPEKSSYEENGRAKRAHPKIKVERKRQRHSESYEEESKPKRKNREDVEAAATHQDDEYSENDDEDDDEEVEEETYEKPKPRRHQYRKKEDKQEEQKPKDKNQFVLVVTQKDDSEKKHHRPQYSGKQNEQQYQPEVNQYLPKQQPELNPYLQKQQADLNQYLPKQQVDLNQYLPKQQPELNQYLPKKQQELPAFVPYEGGAGVRQHHPPEVTAANTVPRLFLEPSTGHVVDRATGQAYVLQPIAPPKNYN, from the exons ATGTACTACCGGCGTTGTTGGACACAGACCCTCAATCAAACGGCCAAGATGTCACAACGTCTGCTTGACAACACG AAATGGCTGTGGTGCCTGCTAGTGCTACACGCAGGCTCTTTCTGGGGTCAAACTCGGTCGGTTACCGTCCGAACTCCCCCCGGCAATCCTGCCGCCGCTACGGTTGAAGCGCAAGCTAAGTTTTTCCA GTATAGACACTTTCCGACTACAGAAGAGTTTAATCAAGGTCATCGTTTGGGCAGCGAACGTCATTTCACTGAGAGACATGAGAGGGCCAGGCCTTCTGAAGGATTGTTCTCTGCTAAA GTTCGATGGGGTGATAAAAAAGGTGGGTATGGAGAGCATTATTGGGACTTGAACCATGCTGGTAATGTTGGCAATCATGGAGACGACGACGATGGTTCTTACGATGAGTCCAAACACAGCGACCCTTATGATGACCATAGCGACAACACCCCTAACTACGGCAATGATGATTACGACCCAGAAAAGTCTAGCTATGAAGAAAATGGCCGAGCTAAGAGAGCCCACCCAAAAATCAAAGTAGAAAGGAAACGTCAAAGACATTCGGAAAGTTACGAAGAAGAATCAAAACCTAAACGTAAGAACAGAGAAGATGTAGAAGCCGCTGCTACTCACCAAGACGACGAATACTCTGAAAACGATGATGAGGACGATGACGAAGAAGTTGAAGAGGAAACTTATGAGAAACCTAAACCGAGACGTCATCAATACAGAAAGAAGGAGGACAAACAAGAAGAACAAAAGCCTAAAGACAAAAACCAGTTTGTACTAGTTGTTACTCAGAAAGACGACTCAGAGAAAAAGCACCACAGACCTCAGTATTCTGGGAAACAGAACGAACAACAGTATCAACCTGAAGTGAATCAGTACTTGCCAAAGCAACAGCCTGAATTGAATCCTTACCTACAGAAACAACAGGCTGACTTGAATCAATATTTGCCGAAACAACAAGTTGATTTGAATCAATATTTACCAAAACAACAGCCGGAATTGAATCAATATCTCCCTAAAAAGCAGCAGGAATTGCCTGCATTCGTTCCTTACGAAGGCGGTGCAGGAGTAAGGCAACATCATCCACCTGAAGTGACAGCGGCTAATACAGTCCCAAGGCTGTTCTTAGAGCCATCTACCGGTCATGTTGTTGATAGGGCAACTGGCCAAGCTTACGTTTTACAACCGATAGCACCACctaaaaattacaattag